One window of the Microbulbifer sp. Q7 genome contains the following:
- a CDS encoding LamG domain-containing protein, whose amino-acid sequence MKQTNTRWQQTALLSTLFASVLLAACSGGSGQSTEDLPNTNPDSGDTSYTGPAPESEDVQNYKRYIWDNLAAENRCGSCHIEGNQSPRFVRSDDINLAHGEGRDLVNLGSPEDSRLVTKVASGHNCWLANASACGEIITNYIQEWAAAAGSVASTITLTPPTERDVGASKSFPASSGNFATTVYPLLEQYCASCHSEDADTAQQPYFASSDIDQAYEAAKARMDLDTPENSRFVVRLGNDFHNCWSNCTQDADTMAAAIRNFADGITLTEVDPNWVISKALYLTDGVVASGGGRIENNAIALYEFKSGSGTIAYDTSGINPAIDLNLSGNVEWLGSWGIQLNGGKAQAATATSKRLFDTLTGTGEYSIEAWVAPANVVQEGPARIVTYSGNNDTRNFTLGQAMYNYTFQNRNDASTDANGMPALITDDMAERAQATLQHVVATFDPINGRRLYVNGVFTDDQDPVAAGLLSTWDDSFALAVGSEVSGDNVWQGSMRLLAIHSRALTQDDILTNYEAGVGEKFLLLFKVEAQTDVPQGYVMFEVQQYDNHGYLFSEPKFITLEDGVTPDGVIIQGMRIGINGREAVVGQAWANLDTTVTASEYDPESGQKLSPLGTIITLEKGPTSDEFFLTFERLGNEEFVRVEATPAAPAAPADLTPQPRIGIRRFEQINAALSATTGVPRSHPAVADTWEKIKQQLPVEADVRGFLAAQQMGITQLAVKYCNTLANDEVARANFFPGFDFSAGVTEAFDTEAKRDQIINPLLDRLLGRPIDWPAIIGHGEQLDSAPDASIVRNELSTLIDKASVCTEGDCSKPATTINTVTATCAAAMGSAMILIH is encoded by the coding sequence ATGAAACAGACAAATACGCGCTGGCAACAAACTGCACTGCTCTCCACCCTGTTCGCTTCCGTACTGCTGGCAGCCTGCTCTGGTGGCAGCGGTCAGTCCACGGAAGATCTGCCCAATACCAATCCGGATTCCGGTGATACCAGCTACACCGGGCCGGCCCCGGAAAGCGAAGACGTACAGAACTACAAACGCTATATCTGGGACAACCTGGCGGCGGAAAATCGCTGCGGCAGCTGTCATATTGAAGGCAATCAGAGCCCGCGCTTTGTGCGCAGCGACGATATCAACCTGGCCCACGGCGAAGGTCGCGACCTGGTCAACCTGGGCAGCCCGGAAGATTCCCGCCTGGTCACCAAAGTCGCCAGCGGCCACAACTGCTGGTTGGCCAATGCCAGCGCCTGCGGTGAGATCATTACCAATTACATCCAGGAGTGGGCCGCAGCCGCGGGCTCGGTGGCCAGCACCATTACCCTGACACCTCCCACCGAACGGGACGTGGGCGCCAGCAAAAGCTTCCCCGCGTCCAGCGGTAACTTTGCCACCACCGTCTACCCGCTGCTGGAACAGTACTGTGCGAGCTGCCACAGCGAAGACGCAGACACCGCCCAGCAGCCCTATTTCGCCAGTAGCGACATCGATCAGGCCTACGAAGCGGCAAAGGCGCGGATGGATCTGGACACTCCGGAAAACTCGCGCTTTGTGGTGCGCCTCGGCAATGACTTCCACAACTGCTGGAGCAACTGCACCCAGGACGCCGACACCATGGCAGCGGCGATCCGCAACTTTGCCGACGGCATCACGCTCACCGAGGTGGACCCGAACTGGGTAATCAGCAAGGCGCTGTACCTCACCGACGGCGTGGTGGCCAGCGGCGGCGGGCGTATCGAAAATAACGCCATTGCCCTGTACGAATTCAAGTCCGGCAGCGGCACCATTGCCTACGACACCTCCGGTATCAATCCGGCCATCGACCTCAACCTGTCGGGGAATGTGGAATGGCTGGGCTCCTGGGGCATTCAGCTCAATGGCGGCAAGGCGCAGGCGGCCACCGCCACCAGCAAGCGTCTGTTCGACACCCTGACCGGTACCGGCGAGTACTCCATCGAAGCCTGGGTGGCGCCGGCCAATGTGGTACAGGAAGGCCCGGCGCGGATCGTGACTTACTCCGGTAATAACGACACCCGCAACTTTACCCTCGGCCAGGCTATGTACAACTACACCTTCCAGAACCGCAACGATGCCAGCACCGACGCCAATGGCATGCCGGCGCTGATTACCGACGATATGGCAGAGCGCGCACAGGCGACCCTGCAGCATGTGGTTGCCACCTTCGATCCGATCAACGGGCGCCGCCTGTACGTCAACGGCGTATTCACCGATGACCAGGACCCGGTCGCGGCGGGCCTGCTCTCTACCTGGGATGATTCTTTTGCCCTGGCGGTGGGCAGCGAGGTCTCCGGTGATAATGTGTGGCAGGGGTCGATGCGACTGCTGGCAATCCACTCCCGCGCACTCACCCAGGACGACATCCTCACCAACTACGAAGCCGGTGTCGGGGAAAAATTCCTGCTGCTGTTCAAAGTGGAAGCGCAGACCGATGTACCCCAGGGCTACGTGATGTTTGAGGTACAGCAGTACGACAACCACGGCTACCTGTTCAGCGAGCCCAAGTTCATCACCCTGGAAGACGGCGTGACTCCGGATGGTGTGATCATCCAGGGCATGCGTATCGGCATTAACGGCCGCGAGGCAGTGGTGGGCCAGGCCTGGGCGAACCTCGATACCACGGTGACGGCCAGCGAATACGACCCGGAAAGTGGCCAGAAGCTCTCCCCGCTGGGCACCATTATCACTCTGGAAAAAGGCCCAACGTCCGACGAGTTCTTCCTGACTTTCGAGCGTCTCGGCAACGAAGAGTTCGTGCGCGTGGAAGCCACTCCCGCAGCTCCTGCCGCGCCGGCGGACCTGACCCCGCAACCGCGCATCGGCATCCGCCGTTTCGAGCAGATTAACGCGGCGCTGTCGGCCACCACCGGTGTGCCTCGCTCACATCCGGCAGTGGCCGATACCTGGGAGAAGATCAAGCAGCAGCTGCCAGTGGAAGCGGATGTGCGCGGCTTCCTCGCAGCCCAGCAAATGGGGATTACCCAGCTGGCGGTGAAATACTGCAACACCCTGGCCAATGACGAAGTGGCCAGAGCCAACTTTTTCCCGGGTTTTGATTTCAGCGCAGGCGTGACCGAGGCGTTTGATACTGAAGCCAAGCGCGATCAGATTATCAACCCGTTGCTCGACCGCTTGCTCGGCCGTCCCATCGACTGGCCGGCAATCATTGGCCATGGCGAGCAGCTCGACAGCGCGCCGGATGCCAGTATCGTACGCAACGAGTTGAGCACACTGATCGACAAGGCATCCGTCTGCACGGAAGGCGACTGCAGCAAGCCCGCCACCACGATCAATACCGTTACCGCCACCTGCGCCGCAGCCATGGGCAGCGCGATGATTCTGATTCACTGA
- a CDS encoding PD40 domain-containing protein — MNKFCTLAATAGGLLSLLLLAGCSAGSGEGSSLGGGEQAEDPVVVDYPVVYVRRTLNRDEDEMLVVDDLYAPSAFNPGAELVLRDRATATAPERVLTEDLFVSDEEAGIVFEGGYDVKDLAVSADGTQLAFAMRAPNIEGLDDDEQPSWNIWLYEFESAELTRVIASDLIAEEGDDIAPAFLPDGRIAFTSTRQRRSRALLLDDNKPQFSALAEDLEEPAFVLHVMEADGSEIQQISYNQSHDLSPTVLFNGRILFTRWDNMGGVDRLSLYTVKPDGSDLQFHYGYHSQATGTGAGTDPVPAAFAKPQQMPDGRILVTLRAPEGITYGGDMVVIDAENFTEAYSEPEQQGVLQGQESLSVEQVIIDGGLSPHGLFANAWAFHDGTSRLLVSWSECRVIDPATELPQPCTDEWLATPDIVPADPLYGLWIYDYVEGTQRPIIQPVEGEMISEAVTADTRPVPEFIPQPIPGIDIDRDLFDEGMAVLDIRSVYDFDGSAALDIAALADPLQTTAAERPARFLRVVKAVGIPDEDIRDFDRSAFGRNRSQLMREIIGYTPIQPDGSVRVKVPADMPLAISVVDANGRRIVGRHRNWLQFRAGEVRNCQGCHSRDSEVPHGRTDKEPESAWAGAPTSAAPFANTEPALQAQMGETMAQVLARVAGHPALEGDLLFTDFWTDPALRAKDPTTALRISDLPVPEMAPTSLACQSEWNSTCRTVIHYQAHIQPIWDLPRQVTDVVDGSVLEDHTCTACHTNRDAAGMTQVPPGQLDLRGDQSGVNNNFSTSYVELLFDNPTQELRDGAVQDVLVQDTDDDGNPLFETDENGELILDADGNPIPVMVTVNIQRIMNPNGANASRFFSIFEAGGFHEGALSAEELRLISEWLDIGAQYYNNPFEAPVD; from the coding sequence TTGAATAAATTTTGTACGCTGGCGGCCACCGCTGGTGGGCTGTTGTCGCTGCTTTTGCTTGCTGGTTGCTCGGCGGGCAGCGGTGAAGGTTCCAGTCTCGGTGGGGGTGAGCAGGCGGAAGATCCGGTGGTAGTGGATTACCCGGTGGTCTATGTGCGCCGCACCCTGAACCGTGACGAAGACGAGATGCTGGTGGTGGACGACCTTTACGCACCGTCGGCGTTCAACCCCGGTGCGGAGCTGGTGCTGCGCGATCGCGCCACCGCCACCGCTCCCGAACGGGTATTGACGGAAGACCTGTTTGTCAGTGATGAAGAGGCGGGTATCGTCTTTGAAGGCGGCTACGATGTAAAAGACCTTGCCGTCTCCGCGGATGGCACGCAGCTGGCATTCGCCATGCGCGCCCCGAATATTGAGGGTCTCGATGACGATGAGCAGCCCAGCTGGAATATCTGGCTCTACGAATTCGAGTCTGCCGAGCTAACGCGTGTCATCGCATCCGATCTGATTGCCGAGGAGGGTGACGATATTGCCCCGGCATTCCTGCCGGATGGTCGCATCGCATTCACCTCTACTCGCCAGCGCCGCTCCCGTGCGCTGCTGCTCGACGACAACAAACCCCAGTTTTCCGCCCTCGCGGAAGATCTGGAAGAGCCCGCATTTGTTCTGCACGTGATGGAAGCGGATGGCAGCGAAATCCAGCAGATTTCCTACAACCAGAGCCACGATCTCTCGCCCACGGTGCTGTTCAACGGTCGTATCCTGTTTACCCGCTGGGACAACATGGGTGGTGTTGATCGCCTGAGCCTGTATACCGTGAAGCCGGATGGCAGCGACTTGCAGTTCCATTACGGTTACCACAGCCAGGCAACCGGCACGGGTGCCGGCACCGATCCGGTACCCGCCGCTTTTGCCAAGCCGCAGCAGATGCCGGACGGCCGCATACTCGTCACTCTGCGCGCCCCGGAGGGCATCACCTACGGTGGCGACATGGTGGTGATCGATGCAGAGAATTTCACCGAGGCCTACAGCGAGCCGGAGCAGCAGGGTGTCCTGCAGGGGCAGGAGTCGCTGTCGGTCGAGCAAGTGATTATCGACGGCGGGCTGTCGCCCCATGGCCTGTTCGCCAATGCCTGGGCGTTTCACGATGGCACCAGCCGCCTGCTGGTGAGCTGGAGCGAATGCCGCGTAATCGACCCGGCAACCGAGCTGCCGCAACCCTGCACCGACGAGTGGCTGGCGACCCCGGATATTGTGCCCGCCGACCCGCTATACGGTCTGTGGATCTACGATTACGTCGAAGGCACCCAACGCCCGATCATCCAGCCGGTCGAGGGTGAGATGATCAGCGAAGCGGTCACCGCCGACACCCGCCCGGTGCCGGAATTTATCCCCCAGCCCATCCCCGGAATTGACATCGACCGCGACCTGTTTGATGAGGGCATGGCGGTGCTGGATATTCGCAGCGTGTACGACTTCGATGGCAGCGCGGCCCTGGATATTGCCGCCTTGGCAGACCCGCTGCAGACCACCGCCGCCGAGCGCCCCGCGCGATTTTTGCGGGTGGTGAAAGCGGTGGGCATTCCCGATGAGGATATCCGTGATTTCGACCGCTCCGCCTTCGGCCGCAACCGCTCGCAATTGATGCGGGAGATCATTGGTTATACCCCGATCCAGCCGGACGGCTCCGTGCGTGTCAAAGTGCCAGCGGACATGCCCCTGGCCATTTCCGTGGTGGATGCCAATGGCCGTCGCATTGTCGGTCGCCACCGCAACTGGCTGCAGTTCCGCGCCGGTGAGGTGCGCAACTGCCAGGGGTGCCACAGCCGCGACAGTGAAGTGCCCCACGGACGTACCGATAAAGAACCTGAATCCGCATGGGCCGGTGCGCCCACCAGCGCGGCCCCGTTTGCCAATACCGAGCCGGCACTGCAGGCGCAAATGGGAGAAACCATGGCGCAAGTGCTGGCGCGCGTGGCCGGACACCCGGCGCTGGAAGGGGATCTCCTGTTCACGGATTTCTGGACAGATCCGGCCCTGCGGGCAAAAGACCCGACCACCGCCCTGCGTATCAGCGACTTGCCCGTGCCGGAAATGGCACCCACCAGTCTCGCTTGCCAGAGCGAGTGGAATAGTACCTGTCGCACCGTGATCCACTATCAGGCCCATATCCAGCCGATCTGGGATTTGCCGCGCCAAGTCACCGACGTTGTCGACGGTTCGGTACTGGAAGATCACACCTGCACGGCCTGCCACACCAACCGCGACGCGGCCGGCATGACCCAGGTCCCGCCTGGCCAGTTGGACCTGCGCGGCGACCAGTCCGGCGTGAACAACAATTTCAGCACCTCGTATGTGGAGTTGCTGTTCGACAACCCGACCCAAGAACTGCGCGACGGGGCGGTGCAGGATGTGCTGGTGCAGGACACCGACGACGATGGCAACCCGCTGTTTGAGACCGATGAAAACGGGGAGCTGATTCTGGATGCCGATGGCAACCCGATTCCTGTTATGGTTACCGTCAATATTCAGCGCATCATGAACCCCAACGGGGCCAACGCCAGCCGTTTCTTCAGTATCTTTGAGGCGGGCGGGTTCCACGAGGGCGCGCTGTCCGCGGAAGAATTGCGTTTGATTTCAGAATGGCTGGATATCGGTGCGCAGTATTACAACAATCCCTTTGAAGCACCGGTCGACTAG
- a CDS encoding SH3 domain-containing protein, translating to MNCQPGKYSISLRAAALASLLMVAPVVTAQQAPVVDSFSASQFGEHIPDNLPKDAEQVVNGAEYLNLYTGPGRGYVIDQVVEYGEPLWLLKRRTDWVKVMTRSGKTGWAKISDLDEIFAAEGEQVAVPTPGIDDYREQGFRLGFAYGDFEGANALGLSLGYRFTGNISAELRATQTIGAYSDSQTYQLALLHKPFPEWRIAPYFMLGSGVNITSPNATIVATEDRQDTTMLAGIGVTTYLSRRFALRAEVANHYLLTSRENNQEIVEWKFGFDVFM from the coding sequence ATGAATTGCCAGCCCGGAAAATATTCGATCAGCCTGAGGGCCGCGGCGCTTGCCAGCCTGCTGATGGTTGCGCCTGTGGTGACCGCACAACAAGCGCCGGTGGTCGACAGCTTCTCCGCCAGTCAATTTGGCGAGCACATCCCGGACAATCTGCCGAAGGATGCCGAGCAGGTCGTCAACGGTGCCGAGTACCTCAACCTGTACACCGGCCCCGGGCGTGGTTATGTAATCGACCAGGTGGTGGAATACGGTGAGCCTCTGTGGCTTTTGAAGCGCCGCACCGACTGGGTCAAAGTCATGACCCGCAGTGGAAAAACCGGCTGGGCGAAGATTTCCGATCTGGACGAAATCTTCGCCGCAGAGGGCGAGCAGGTCGCCGTGCCCACCCCCGGCATCGACGACTACCGTGAGCAGGGCTTCCGCCTCGGCTTCGCCTACGGCGATTTCGAAGGTGCCAACGCCCTCGGCCTTTCCCTCGGCTACCGCTTCACCGGCAATATCTCCGCCGAACTGCGTGCTACCCAGACCATCGGTGCCTACTCCGACAGCCAGACCTACCAGTTGGCCCTGCTGCACAAACCCTTTCCCGAGTGGCGGATTGCACCGTATTTCATGCTCGGCAGCGGCGTAAACATCACCTCGCCCAACGCGACTATTGTCGCCACCGAAGACCGCCAGGACACCACCATGCTGGCCGGCATCGGTGTTACCACCTATTTATCCCGCCGCTTTGCGCTGCGCGCGGAAGTTGCCAATCATTACCTGCTGACCTCGCGGGAAAATAACCAGGAGATAGTCGAATGGAAATTCGGATTCGACGTATTCATGTGA
- a CDS encoding outer membrane beta-barrel domain-containing protein, producing MIDEIISPDLERREIREANIDTEDFEFTAYLGGIMNVEDFGSNALYGGSLAYHINEDFFMEAAYGQTTLGESSYERLSGSAPLLTDEERELSMYNLSLAWNFLPGEIFIFDKWALNSNLYLIGGVGNTSFADAEHFTYNVGVGVRMLAQDWLAVRLDVRDHIFEHEIFGEPIVTNNLSAQLGVSIYF from the coding sequence GTGATTGACGAAATTATTTCTCCGGATCTTGAGCGCCGCGAAATCCGCGAGGCCAACATCGATACGGAAGATTTCGAGTTTACCGCCTATCTGGGCGGTATCATGAATGTGGAAGATTTCGGCAGCAACGCATTGTATGGCGGCAGCCTGGCGTACCACATCAACGAAGATTTCTTTATGGAAGCGGCCTACGGCCAGACCACCCTGGGGGAGTCCAGTTACGAACGCCTCAGTGGTTCCGCACCGCTGCTCACCGATGAAGAGCGCGAGCTCTCCATGTACAACCTGTCACTGGCGTGGAATTTTTTGCCCGGTGAAATCTTCATTTTTGACAAGTGGGCACTGAACAGCAACCTGTACCTGATCGGTGGTGTGGGCAACACCAGCTTTGCGGACGCAGAGCACTTCACCTACAACGTGGGGGTGGGTGTGCGCATGCTGGCACAAGACTGGCTGGCTGTGCGTCTGGACGTGCGCGACCACATTTTTGAGCATGAGATTTTTGGTGAGCCGATCGTCACCAATAATCTTTCTGCTCAGCTGGGTGTTTCTATTTATTTCTGA
- a CDS encoding TlpA disulfide reductase family protein, translating to MRKLIAALCASAALLAGAPASAKVPAEDFTLASLKDGNLKLSEQRGEVIMLNFWASWCGPCREEMPLLNDLHARYEPVGFQVWGVNVDANREDAQAMLNKIPVEFPVLFDAQSQVSKMFGVQAMPSSVFIDRDGNVRYVHKGYRSGDEAEYKKIIKELIRE from the coding sequence ATGCGTAAACTGATTGCCGCTCTTTGTGCCAGTGCCGCTTTGCTGGCGGGCGCGCCAGCTTCCGCCAAAGTGCCCGCTGAAGACTTCACCCTCGCCTCCCTGAAAGACGGCAACCTCAAGCTGAGCGAGCAGCGCGGTGAAGTGATCATGCTCAACTTCTGGGCTTCCTGGTGCGGCCCCTGCCGTGAAGAAATGCCACTGCTGAATGACCTGCACGCCCGTTACGAGCCCGTCGGTTTCCAGGTTTGGGGTGTCAATGTGGATGCCAATCGTGAAGACGCGCAGGCCATGCTGAATAAAATCCCGGTGGAATTCCCGGTGCTGTTCGACGCCCAAAGCCAGGTGAGCAAAATGTTTGGCGTACAGGCCATGCCCAGCTCTGTGTTCATCGACCGCGACGGCAATGTGCGCTATGTGCACAAGGGATACCGCAGTGGCGATGAGGCCGAGTACAAAAAAATTATCAAGGAACTCATCCGGGAATAA
- a CDS encoding DUF4266 domain-containing protein has translation MLLLGGCETLMPEPWVQPYERHYLADPIMGFERDPVAAGYMNHVYEAREAARGAEGGSGGGCGCN, from the coding sequence ATGCTGCTCCTCGGCGGTTGTGAAACCCTGATGCCGGAACCCTGGGTGCAGCCCTACGAACGGCACTATCTTGCCGACCCGATTATGGGCTTTGAACGGGACCCGGTCGCGGCCGGATATATGAACCATGTGTACGAAGCGCGTGAGGCCGCCCGTGGTGCAGAGGGTGGCTCCGGAGGCGGCTGTGGCTGTAACTGA
- a CDS encoding DUF3570 domain-containing protein: MAVTECKKWLGLLAASLSAGNAAAAVLPEERADTMYHAYSGGGVTIDGPSVLVRKNIGNTVSLSANYYVDMISGASIDVQATASPYEEQRDEFSLGVDYLVDKTTMSLNYTNSSESDYQAETVGFGISQDFFGDLSNLSMRVSFGSDTVMRNDDSDFSDFAEHRRYSLGWSQILTTKLIAELSVETVSDEGFLNNPYRSVRYVNPATELGFSYQLERYPRTRNSDAVALRAKYMLPYRAAIKTEYRRYADSWGIDSDNLELRYTHPLEQENLILEGKLRFYKQNGADFYSDLFPYADASTFLARDKELSDFASTAIGIGASYQLPERWALFDRKNTLNLYWDYILFDYDDFRDVRVHSSDASILPGEEPSYSFNAHVVRLFWSMWF, translated from the coding sequence GTGGCTGTAACTGAGTGTAAAAAATGGCTGGGCTTGCTCGCGGCCTCGCTGAGTGCCGGCAACGCAGCCGCCGCCGTATTGCCCGAAGAGCGTGCGGATACCATGTACCACGCCTACAGCGGCGGCGGGGTCACCATCGATGGTCCCTCCGTACTGGTGCGCAAGAATATTGGCAACACCGTCTCGCTGTCTGCCAATTACTATGTCGACATGATTTCCGGTGCGTCCATTGACGTACAGGCCACCGCCAGCCCGTATGAAGAGCAGCGGGACGAGTTTTCTCTGGGTGTCGATTATCTGGTGGACAAGACCACCATGAGCCTGAACTACACCAACTCCAGTGAAAGTGATTACCAGGCGGAGACGGTAGGCTTCGGTATCAGCCAGGACTTCTTCGGTGACCTGAGCAACCTGTCCATGCGGGTGAGCTTCGGCAGCGACACGGTGATGCGCAATGATGACAGCGACTTCTCGGACTTCGCCGAGCACCGCCGTTACTCCCTTGGCTGGAGCCAGATTCTCACCACCAAACTGATCGCCGAACTCAGCGTTGAAACAGTCTCCGACGAGGGTTTCCTGAATAACCCGTATCGCAGCGTGCGCTACGTCAATCCGGCCACCGAGCTCGGTTTTTCCTATCAGCTGGAAAGATACCCGCGCACCCGCAACAGTGATGCGGTCGCCCTGCGGGCTAAATACATGCTCCCCTACCGCGCCGCCATCAAGACTGAGTACCGGCGCTACGCCGATAGCTGGGGAATTGATTCCGACAACCTGGAGCTGCGCTATACCCACCCGCTGGAGCAGGAAAACCTGATCCTTGAGGGTAAGCTGCGTTTTTACAAACAGAATGGTGCGGATTTCTACAGCGACCTGTTTCCCTACGCCGACGCCAGCACCTTTCTCGCGCGTGATAAGGAGCTGAGCGACTTCGCCAGTACCGCCATCGGCATTGGCGCGTCCTATCAGTTACCCGAGCGCTGGGCGCTGTTTGATCGCAAGAACACATTGAACCTGTACTGGGATTACATCCTGTTCGACTACGACGACTTCCGCGATGTGCGCGTACACTCCAGTGATGCCAGTATTCTCCCGGGAGAGGAGCCCTCGTATAGCTTCAATGCACACGTCGTGCGCCTGTTCTGGTCTATGTGGTTCTGA
- a CDS encoding Ig-like domain-containing protein, whose amino-acid sequence MIKQQKFCAVLLASIALPLFLSGCGGGGGGNDTPAPPSAISLSISLDEDTTIDGQVAGTAQAGGALSFELQQAADNGQVTLNGAAFTYTPNPDFAGQDSFRFTALEDGRRSTPATVTITVNPINDAPIATGGNFSTDEDIALTAMLPIEDVDGDQLTYSVTVEPANGELQISATGEFSYQPAKDFFGADEFRLTASDDEFETDEVTITLNITAVNDAPEVPEQISASLVAGATQGFDLQIVDVDSTDLTTTVIEQPEVASLASIDNELGNINLSATYGTWGVDQLSFITNDGELDSNTSVMTIDIAVGQTTTEESVVTLSSAGSTTVDLLADGPEGLVAMTGLSHGELGSTGSGLHQQFIAFADTAGEPAAAGYIQAANGIPIPLALGVNDSTAFTIAMDGSNQLHFGALSAAGAFTTNSALPSFEGDNHIQVTARYVPGSGFLLFSNDGVIRYYDQQGNTRWSKPVTHNLGFEIGAWHSHDIKVEGNTAHLVGMLMSCGDDGCGSMTSSGSFSLKLNLITGDITELYQPKTSSMAGYHLQITSDGRVLMAHRHQLTLFAADGTTEWEQSVNSANLSRIGLTESEDIMWWSHDTNNDFSTMTRLSIDSELQAQSTYSHGISYPWAEDIIVDKYGNTFIKLTDRYNDPDYNGDHVVLHYDYSTGAQWVQRSNGQYQPQSNIPAVMVLKDERQLFSGFYDYYGVSPGDAYLQKLTIDRNIP is encoded by the coding sequence ATGATCAAGCAACAAAAGTTCTGCGCAGTGCTACTTGCGAGTATTGCGCTGCCGCTATTTCTCTCCGGTTGTGGCGGCGGGGGAGGCGGTAACGATACCCCGGCACCACCGAGTGCAATTTCGCTAAGCATTAGCCTGGATGAAGACACCACTATCGACGGCCAGGTTGCCGGTACTGCGCAAGCTGGTGGCGCCCTGTCGTTTGAGCTTCAGCAGGCGGCGGACAATGGGCAGGTTACCCTGAACGGAGCCGCCTTCACTTATACCCCTAATCCCGATTTCGCAGGCCAGGATAGCTTTCGCTTTACCGCGTTAGAAGATGGCCGACGTTCAACACCGGCGACCGTAACCATCACTGTCAACCCGATTAATGACGCTCCAATTGCGACAGGTGGCAACTTCTCCACGGACGAGGATATTGCGTTAACCGCGATGCTGCCTATTGAGGACGTAGATGGGGACCAGCTGACCTACTCGGTAACCGTAGAGCCTGCAAATGGTGAACTGCAGATTTCCGCCACTGGCGAATTCAGCTATCAGCCTGCGAAGGATTTTTTCGGCGCGGATGAGTTCCGCCTCACCGCCAGTGACGATGAATTTGAAACCGACGAAGTCACCATCACACTCAATATTACAGCGGTGAACGACGCACCGGAAGTGCCCGAGCAGATTTCCGCGAGCCTGGTGGCGGGTGCCACACAAGGGTTCGATTTACAGATTGTTGATGTGGACAGCACGGATCTAACCACCACGGTGATCGAGCAGCCGGAAGTGGCTAGCTTGGCGAGTATCGACAACGAGCTGGGTAATATAAACCTATCCGCGACCTACGGTACCTGGGGCGTAGATCAACTGTCGTTTATCACCAACGACGGTGAGCTGGATTCCAATACCAGCGTAATGACCATCGACATTGCTGTTGGCCAGACCACGACCGAGGAATCCGTAGTGACCCTGAGTTCCGCAGGCAGCACGACGGTCGATCTGCTTGCTGATGGTCCGGAAGGTTTGGTGGCCATGACCGGCCTGTCCCACGGGGAACTGGGTAGTACTGGATCTGGCCTGCACCAGCAGTTTATAGCGTTTGCCGATACTGCGGGCGAACCAGCGGCTGCCGGCTATATTCAGGCGGCCAACGGCATACCCATCCCACTTGCGCTGGGGGTAAATGACAGTACCGCCTTTACCATTGCCATGGACGGTAGTAACCAACTCCATTTTGGTGCGCTTTCCGCGGCCGGTGCGTTTACCACCAATTCGGCACTACCGTCATTTGAAGGCGACAACCACATCCAGGTTACCGCCCGCTATGTGCCTGGTAGCGGGTTTCTCCTGTTCAGTAACGACGGCGTTATCCGCTACTACGATCAGCAGGGTAATACGCGCTGGAGCAAGCCGGTTACTCACAACCTCGGCTTTGAAATTGGTGCTTGGCACAGCCATGACATCAAAGTGGAAGGGAACACGGCCCACCTGGTGGGCATGTTGATGTCATGTGGCGATGACGGTTGTGGATCCATGACGAGCTCGGGAAGCTTTTCCTTGAAGCTCAACCTGATAACCGGAGATATCACGGAGCTGTATCAACCGAAGACCAGCAGTATGGCTGGCTATCATCTGCAGATCACCAGCGATGGTCGCGTTTTGATGGCGCACCGCCACCAGCTTACGCTGTTCGCAGCCGACGGCACCACCGAGTGGGAGCAGAGCGTCAATTCTGCCAACCTGTCACGCATCGGCCTGACGGAGTCGGAAGACATCATGTGGTGGAGTCATGACACCAATAATGACTTCTCCACCATGACCCGTTTGAGCATCGACAGTGAGCTGCAGGCGCAGAGCACGTATAGCCACGGTATTTCTTACCCATGGGCCGAGGATATTATCGTCGACAAATACGGCAACACGTTTATCAAACTGACCGACCGATACAATGATCCGGACTATAACGGGGACCATGTAGTTCTACATTACGACTACAGCACCGGGGCGCAGTGGGTACAGCGCAGCAATGGCCAGTATCAACCACAGTCGAACATCCCTGCGGTGATGGTGCTGAAAGACGAACGGCAGTTGTTTTCGGGGTTTTATGACTATTACGGTGTTTCCCCTGGCGATGCCTACCTGCAGAAGCTCACCATAGACCGAAATATTCCTTAA